One genomic segment of Hymenobacter psoromatis includes these proteins:
- a CDS encoding ABC transporter ATP-binding protein, with translation MIKTENLEKVYRTEEVQTKALNHVSLTVEQGEFVAIMGPSGCGKSTLLNLLGLLDEPDGGSLQLLGTETSRYSERQRAELRKRSLGFVFQSFNLIDELTVFENVELPLRYLGVGAAERRQRVERVLEKMQLLHRRNHFPLQLSGGQQQRVAVARAVVNAPPLLLADEPTGNLDSASSHDVLGLLTELNEAGTTVLMVTHSEHDARYARRVIRLLDGQVVLENSRGQF, from the coding sequence ATGATTAAGACCGAAAACCTGGAAAAGGTGTACCGCACCGAGGAGGTGCAAACCAAGGCGCTGAACCACGTTTCGCTGACGGTGGAGCAGGGGGAGTTTGTGGCCATCATGGGTCCCTCGGGCTGCGGCAAATCGACGCTGCTCAACCTGTTGGGCCTGCTCGATGAGCCCGACGGCGGCAGCCTGCAACTGCTGGGCACCGAAACCAGCCGCTACTCGGAGCGGCAGCGGGCCGAGCTGCGCAAGCGCAGCCTGGGCTTCGTGTTTCAGAGCTTCAACCTGATTGACGAGCTGACGGTGTTTGAGAACGTGGAGCTGCCCCTGCGCTACCTCGGCGTGGGGGCCGCCGAGCGGCGGCAGCGGGTGGAGCGGGTGCTGGAAAAAATGCAGCTGCTGCACCGGCGCAACCACTTTCCGCTGCAACTCTCGGGCGGGCAGCAGCAGCGCGTGGCCGTAGCCCGCGCCGTGGTGAATGCCCCGCCGCTCCTGCTGGCCGACGAGCCCACCGGCAACCTCGACTCGGCCAGCAGCCACGACGTGCTGGGCCTGCTGACCGAATTGAACGAGGCGGGTACCACCGTGCTCATGGTCACGCACTCCGAGCACGACGCCCGGTACGCCCGGCGCGTCATCCGCCTGCTTGACGGGCAGGTGGTGCTGGAAAATAGCCGCGGCCAATTCTGA
- a CDS encoding 2'-5' RNA ligase family protein, translated as MLAITSLLPSPAADHINALIKSLETEFGLTDVQATPEPHLTYQIVEPADLDTLKTALRDIAATTPSFVAHTTGLGMFPGSRPVIYIPVLRSDALNELHHRVFNIAAPLCSRTDKFSAPDLWLPHVSLALHDTTPELLGPVLQFLNNQTFNLELAISNLAILRPEGDMFVREEVFEFGGK; from the coding sequence ATGCTCGCCATTACTTCGCTGCTGCCCTCGCCGGCCGCCGACCACATCAACGCCCTCATCAAGAGCCTGGAAACTGAGTTTGGCCTCACCGACGTGCAGGCAACCCCCGAGCCCCACCTCACCTACCAGATAGTGGAGCCCGCCGACTTGGATACTCTTAAAACGGCCCTGCGCGACATCGCCGCCACTACCCCCTCATTTGTGGCGCATACCACCGGGCTGGGCATGTTTCCGGGCAGCCGGCCGGTTATCTACATCCCGGTGCTGCGCTCGGATGCCCTCAACGAGCTGCACCACCGGGTCTTCAACATCGCGGCCCCGCTGTGCTCGCGTACCGACAAGTTCAGCGCCCCCGACCTGTGGCTGCCCCACGTGTCGCTGGCCCTGCACGACACCACGCCCGAGCTACTGGGTCCCGTTTTGCAATTTCTTAACAATCAAACGTTTAACCTGGAATTAGCCATCAGCAACCTCGCCATTTTGCGCCCCGAGGGCGATATGTTTGTGCGCGAGGAGGTGTTTGAATTCGGCGGGAAGTAG
- a CDS encoding DNA-methyltransferase, with translation MSCSALHIAQKEFLMKAETKTYSRNKSSKQLNSPSLFAAPAPKGHRVEINPETTTPQPFYQHLNGTLWLGDSIAWMQSLPAESVNLIFADPPYNIKKADWDTFESHQAYVDWSILWIEQAARVLRPNGTLYICGFSEILADLKAPSMKFFKGCRWIIWHYKNKANLGSDWGRSHESILHLRKGKDHTFNIDEVRIPYGEHTLKYPTHPQAETSNFGKGKEKSHVWHPHPDGAKPKDVLEIPTTCNGMHEKTPHPTQKPEELVRKILLASSNVGDTVLDPFSGSGTTAVCAEQLKRRWLACDIAPEYLGWAADRLELVEDWSIGKWKKYDFDNNKRRTSIR, from the coding sequence GTGTCCTGTTCAGCTCTACACATTGCTCAAAAAGAGTTCTTGATGAAGGCAGAAACGAAAACATATTCCCGCAATAAATCCTCAAAACAACTTAATTCACCTTCCTTGTTTGCTGCTCCTGCCCCCAAAGGGCACCGAGTTGAAATAAACCCTGAAACAACCACACCTCAGCCTTTCTATCAGCACCTAAACGGCACCCTATGGCTGGGGGATTCCATCGCCTGGATGCAATCACTACCGGCTGAATCAGTGAACCTGATTTTTGCTGACCCGCCTTACAATATCAAAAAAGCAGATTGGGATACTTTTGAGAGTCACCAAGCCTACGTTGATTGGTCAATACTTTGGATTGAGCAAGCGGCGCGTGTGCTGCGGCCAAACGGTACGCTGTACATCTGCGGCTTCTCCGAAATTCTGGCCGACCTCAAAGCGCCCTCGATGAAGTTCTTCAAAGGGTGCCGGTGGATTATCTGGCACTATAAGAACAAGGCCAACCTGGGTAGTGATTGGGGAAGAAGCCATGAGAGCATCCTGCATTTGCGCAAGGGGAAAGACCACACGTTTAACATTGACGAAGTACGCATTCCCTACGGAGAGCACACGCTGAAGTACCCAACGCACCCCCAAGCGGAAACAAGCAACTTCGGCAAAGGCAAAGAGAAAAGTCATGTCTGGCACCCGCACCCTGATGGGGCCAAGCCCAAGGATGTGCTGGAAATTCCGACTACGTGCAACGGCATGCACGAAAAAACGCCCCACCCTACCCAAAAGCCCGAAGAGTTGGTGCGCAAGATTCTCCTGGCATCTTCCAACGTGGGCGACACGGTACTGGACCCCTTTTCGGGCTCGGGAACTACCGCCGTTTGCGCGGAGCAACTGAAGCGCCGCTGGTTGGCCTGTGACATTGCTCCCGAGTACCTGGGCTGGGCCGCCGACCGCCTGGAACTGGTGGAAGATTGGAGCATTGGAAAGTGGAAGAAATACGACTTTGACAACAATAAACGCCGCACCTCCATCCGATGA
- a CDS encoding sensor histidine kinase, whose amino-acid sequence MIFNRMDVRLLRRLVLLVAALAGGGYATLYHAYGLALGALVLLIVLVLDLARYLTRGQQALADFTLALQYRDFSRQYPTQSVPVALRPLHAAFNQVNATFRELRAEQEGQFQYLQTILALLDTGIVSYDAAGTVAWVNEVFKQTLHLPYLKNIKGLQSRQPVLYEAICRAVPGQPVVVKLTVGLQTVQLLVSVTQFKLRGEAFTLLAFKNVSQALADTETTAWQQLLRVMTHEIMNSVAPIASLADSLGRHVQAAQQSDASATELLDDVRTGIRIIQQRSEGLLRFAQVYRDFSTLAPPQRTTLYVQELLQTTHQLLAEQLTAQGIEVVISVRPAHLTLHADGHLLEQVLINLVLNAAQAVTQTPNPRISLLAWPDEQERVVMEVKDNGTGIPADVLDSIFIPFFTTRPNGSGIGLSLAKQIMQLHQGSIQVHSVEGAGSGFQLWFPHATTG is encoded by the coding sequence ATGATATTTAATCGCATGGACGTGCGCCTGCTGAGGCGGTTAGTACTGCTGGTGGCCGCGTTGGCCGGGGGCGGGTACGCCACGCTGTACCACGCCTACGGGCTAGCTCTGGGGGCGCTGGTGCTGCTGATAGTTTTGGTCCTAGACCTGGCGCGCTACCTGACGCGCGGCCAGCAGGCCCTGGCCGACTTTACCCTAGCCCTCCAGTACCGCGACTTTTCGCGGCAGTACCCGACGCAGTCCGTCCCGGTGGCGCTGCGGCCCTTGCACGCGGCCTTCAACCAAGTCAACGCCACGTTTCGGGAGTTGCGGGCAGAGCAGGAAGGGCAGTTTCAGTACCTGCAAACCATCCTGGCGCTGCTCGATACCGGTATCGTATCCTACGACGCGGCGGGCACCGTGGCCTGGGTGAACGAGGTGTTCAAGCAGACGCTGCACCTGCCGTATTTGAAAAACATCAAGGGGCTACAATCCCGGCAGCCGGTGCTGTACGAAGCCATCTGCCGGGCAGTGCCCGGCCAGCCCGTGGTGGTGAAACTGACGGTAGGCCTCCAAACGGTGCAGCTGCTCGTGTCCGTCACCCAGTTTAAGCTGCGGGGCGAAGCATTTACTCTCCTGGCTTTCAAGAACGTGAGCCAGGCCCTGGCCGACACCGAAACCACTGCCTGGCAGCAACTACTGCGGGTGATGACGCACGAAATCATGAACTCGGTCGCCCCCATTGCTTCGCTGGCGGATTCGTTGGGCCGCCATGTGCAGGCAGCCCAGCAGTCGGATGCGAGCGCCACCGAACTGCTCGACGACGTGCGCACCGGCATTCGCATCATTCAGCAGCGCAGCGAAGGATTGCTGCGCTTCGCCCAGGTGTACCGCGACTTCAGTACCTTAGCCCCGCCGCAACGCACGACCCTCTACGTGCAGGAATTGCTTCAGACGACCCATCAGCTACTGGCGGAACAGCTGACCGCTCAAGGCATCGAAGTAGTTATCAGCGTGCGCCCCGCTCACCTCACGTTGCACGCCGACGGCCACTTACTGGAGCAAGTGCTCATCAATTTGGTGCTCAATGCGGCGCAGGCAGTTACCCAAACCCCCAACCCTCGCATTAGCCTGCTGGCCTGGCCCGATGAACAGGAACGGGTGGTTATGGAGGTGAAAGACAACGGGACTGGTATTCCCGCCGACGTACTGGACAGCATCTTTATTCCTTTTTTCACTACCCGTCCCAACGGCTCCGGGATTGGGCTGAGCCTGGCCAAGCAAATCATGCAGCTGCACCAGGGCAGCATTCAGGTCCATTCCGTAGAGGGGGCAGGCAGTGGATTTCAGCTGTGGTTCCCCCATGCGACTACCGGTTAA
- a CDS encoding efflux RND transporter periplasmic adaptor subunit, with amino-acid sequence MDILTPKKRWSWVVRWWWLGALLLAGTGAASRYWPRPGQRLHVAASRLTISPVTRGNFQEFTAIDGVVQPLRTVYLDAAEAGTVQQVLVEEGTTLTAGQPLLQLANPDLQLEMVNRETAVYDLMNNLRNTRNQLLQNRILRQNQLADIDFQLAEARRVFDTNQVLYDQKVIARQDYLQSQNTYRYQLRRRQLTQQTLRQDSVAMLQQLGTMQESVRRMTSNLALMRRKMDDLLLRAPVGGRLSSLAAEVGEAKTRGQRLGQIDALAGVKLHAAVDEFYIARIAAGQVGEVVVDGQAYALRVTKIFAQVAKGLQIDLAFTGTPPPGLRRGQTLPIRLALSAKAPAVLLPRGGFYQQTVGNWAFRLDADGSQAERVAIRLGRQNPDYYEVLAGLRPGDQVVTSSYEGYADQQELVLDKDRP; translated from the coding sequence ATGGATATTCTGACACCGAAGAAAAGATGGTCGTGGGTGGTCCGCTGGTGGTGGCTGGGGGCCCTGCTGCTGGCGGGCACGGGCGCGGCCAGCCGCTACTGGCCCCGGCCGGGGCAACGGCTGCACGTTGCGGCCAGCCGGTTGACCATCAGCCCCGTCACGCGGGGTAATTTTCAGGAATTTACAGCTATCGATGGGGTCGTGCAGCCGCTGCGCACCGTGTACCTGGACGCGGCGGAGGCCGGCACCGTGCAGCAGGTACTGGTAGAGGAAGGCACCACCCTAACGGCGGGCCAGCCCCTGCTGCAGCTGGCCAACCCCGACCTGCAACTGGAAATGGTGAACCGCGAAACGGCCGTGTACGACCTGATGAACAACCTGCGCAACACCCGCAACCAGCTGCTGCAAAACCGCATCCTGCGCCAGAATCAGCTGGCCGACATCGACTTCCAACTGGCCGAGGCCCGGCGGGTGTTTGACACCAACCAGGTGCTCTACGACCAGAAGGTGATTGCGCGGCAGGACTACCTGCAAAGCCAGAACACCTACCGCTACCAGCTGCGCCGGCGGCAGCTCACGCAGCAGACCCTGCGCCAGGATTCGGTGGCCATGCTGCAGCAGCTGGGCACCATGCAGGAATCGGTGCGGCGCATGACCAGCAACCTGGCCCTGATGCGACGCAAGATGGACGACCTGCTGCTACGGGCCCCGGTGGGCGGGCGGCTCAGCTCGCTGGCCGCGGAAGTGGGCGAGGCCAAGACGCGGGGCCAGCGCCTGGGGCAGATTGACGCGCTGGCGGGCGTGAAACTACACGCCGCAGTGGACGAGTTTTACATTGCCCGCATCGCAGCCGGTCAGGTAGGCGAAGTGGTGGTGGATGGCCAGGCGTATGCCTTGCGCGTGACCAAAATCTTCGCGCAGGTGGCCAAAGGCCTGCAAATCGACTTGGCCTTTACCGGCACCCCGCCACCGGGCCTGCGGCGGGGCCAGACCCTGCCCATCCGGCTGGCACTGAGTGCAAAAGCCCCGGCGGTGCTGCTACCTAGAGGGGGCTTTTACCAGCAAACGGTGGGCAACTGGGCCTTTCGGCTGGATGCCGATGGCAGCCAGGCCGAGCGGGTAGCCATCCGGCTAGGGCGGCAGAACCCTGACTATTACGAAGTGCTGGCGGGCTTGCGGCCCGGTGACCAAGTGGTAACGTCCAGCTACGAAGGCTACGCCGACCAGCAGGAGCTGGTGCTGGATAAGGACCGTCCCTAG
- a CDS encoding sigma-54-dependent transcriptional regulator: MILKQARILVVDDEPDVLFALKLLLKTEVREVVTEKNPELLLSLLRQQPFDAVLLDMNYRSGQATGNEGFYWLGRILEHDPTTAVILLTAYGDVRTAVRALKAGATDFLLKPWHNDQLLQTLAAALQPKTNSKSGGSPKKSPEPVATTALLGESAAMQDVRAIIEKVAPTEANVLLLGENGTGKELVAKALHEQSRRAARPFVAADVAALSEGLFESELFGHTKGAFTDAQASRVGRFEAATGGTLFLDEIGNIGLPQQAKLLTALQSRQVVPVGSNVPVPVDIRLLSATNAPLHALVARGAFRQDLMYRLNTVEITLPPLRERDDDVPLLAQHFAQVYAARNRQPVPEFSAAALRKLRAHAWPGNVRELQHAVERAVILRAGSVLHPADFSFRNPESAAAATVAEPPPPLMEVEKNIIQQAIERHQGNLTKAAKELGLTRTALYRRLDKHDI, translated from the coding sequence ATGATTCTCAAGCAGGCCCGCATCCTGGTGGTAGACGACGAGCCCGACGTGCTGTTCGCGCTTAAGCTGCTGCTCAAAACCGAGGTGCGGGAAGTTGTGACGGAGAAAAACCCGGAACTGCTGCTTTCGCTGCTCCGCCAGCAGCCCTTCGACGCCGTGCTGCTCGATATGAACTACCGCAGCGGCCAGGCGACGGGCAACGAGGGTTTTTACTGGCTGGGCCGCATCCTGGAGCACGACCCCACCACGGCCGTTATCCTGCTCACGGCCTACGGCGACGTGCGTACGGCGGTGCGCGCCCTTAAAGCTGGTGCCACCGACTTCCTGCTCAAGCCCTGGCACAACGACCAGCTGCTGCAAACGCTGGCCGCCGCCCTCCAACCTAAAACCAACAGCAAAAGTGGGGGCAGCCCAAAAAAGTCACCTGAGCCGGTCGCCACTACTGCCCTGCTGGGCGAGTCGGCGGCCATGCAGGACGTGCGGGCCATCATCGAAAAGGTCGCCCCCACCGAAGCCAACGTGCTGCTACTCGGTGAGAACGGTACCGGTAAAGAATTGGTAGCTAAAGCATTGCACGAGCAGTCGCGCCGCGCCGCCCGGCCCTTTGTGGCCGCCGACGTGGCCGCGCTCAGCGAGGGGTTGTTTGAGAGCGAGCTGTTCGGGCACACCAAGGGCGCGTTCACGGATGCCCAGGCCAGCCGCGTGGGCCGGTTTGAGGCGGCCACCGGGGGGACCCTGTTTCTGGACGAGATTGGCAACATTGGCCTGCCGCAGCAAGCCAAGCTACTCACGGCCCTGCAAAGCCGCCAGGTGGTGCCCGTGGGCAGCAACGTCCCCGTGCCGGTGGACATCCGGCTGCTGTCGGCCACCAACGCCCCGCTGCACGCGCTGGTGGCCCGCGGGGCCTTCCGCCAGGATTTAATGTATCGCCTCAACACGGTCGAAATCACGTTGCCGCCCCTGCGCGAGCGCGACGACGACGTGCCCCTGCTGGCCCAGCACTTCGCGCAGGTGTACGCCGCCCGCAACCGGCAACCCGTGCCGGAATTTAGTGCCGCCGCCCTGCGCAAGCTCCGGGCGCACGCCTGGCCCGGCAACGTGCGGGAGCTGCAACACGCCGTGGAGCGGGCCGTTATCCTGCGGGCTGGCTCCGTGCTGCACCCGGCCGATTTCTCGTTTCGGAACCCCGAATCGGCGGCGGCTGCGACCGTAGCGGAGCCGCCGCCGCCGTTGATGGAAGTAGAAAAAAACATCATTCAGCAGGCCATTGAGCGCCACCAGGGCAACCTCACCAAAGCGGCCAAGGAGCTGGGCCTCACCCGCACCGCCCTCTACCGCCGGCTCGACAAGCATGATATTTAA